A window from Pseudomonas sp. Tri1 encodes these proteins:
- a CDS encoding type I secretion system permease/ATPase yields MTSMEPVTPGADPRLNFDDPLLDGLLILCKLHGATVSRASLSAGLPMAHQRLSLDLLPRAAARASLQARLLRRDLADISALNLPVMLILAGGRCAVLRRWSEDGQALILPSEADGGEQWVSREELTADYSGQALFARPRHELEDLRSPLVPRVEAWFRDTLKLSRWLYSDAILASFLINLLGLMVPLFVMQTYDRVVPNQATSTLWVLAVGLLIGTGFELVLRVVRAHLLDTAGKKTDVILSATLFERITGMAMKAKPVTIGGFAQSIHDFQGLREFLTAVTLTSLIDLPFALLMLVVIGLLGGWLVVIPVVAFPITIVFAMIIQVRLRDTVQKSLALGAQRQALLIETLGGLETLKACSAESERQHQWESTHGALTRLDSHARNLSALATNGTLFLQQLAGMATIVAGVYSIIAGNLSVGALVASYMLGSRVLAPLGQIAGLITRYQQAQLTMRSTDALMALPQERDAKQRPLDRTQLQGAVDVNGVTFHYNGQSTPALANVSFSLKPGERVGIIGRSGSGKSTLARLVMGFYAPEEGQLLLDGLDLRQLDVADLRQQIGYVAHDLPLLAGSLRDNLTLGARYISDARMLEVAELTGVTELARQHPQGFDRPVGERGQLLSGGQRQAVLLARALLLDPPILLLDEPTSAMDNSSEDLLRQKLHTHMQGKTVLLVTHRTSMLSLVDRLVVLDNGRIVADGPKEAVIDALRKGRVGSAAV; encoded by the coding sequence GTGACCAGCATGGAACCCGTAACCCCTGGCGCCGACCCGCGCCTGAATTTCGATGATCCTTTGCTCGATGGTCTGTTGATCCTCTGCAAACTCCATGGCGCGACGGTCAGCCGCGCCAGCCTCAGCGCCGGGCTTCCTATGGCGCACCAACGCCTGAGCCTGGACCTGCTGCCGCGCGCAGCGGCCCGGGCCAGCTTACAGGCCCGGTTGCTGCGTCGCGACCTGGCGGACATCTCGGCCCTGAACCTGCCGGTGATGCTGATTCTGGCCGGTGGCCGCTGTGCTGTGTTGCGGCGCTGGAGCGAGGATGGCCAGGCACTGATCCTGCCCAGCGAGGCCGATGGCGGCGAGCAATGGGTCAGCCGCGAGGAACTGACCGCCGATTACAGTGGCCAGGCGTTGTTCGCCCGGCCCCGCCATGAGCTCGAAGACCTGCGCTCCCCCTTGGTGCCGCGAGTCGAGGCATGGTTTCGCGACACCTTGAAACTGTCGCGCTGGCTGTACAGCGATGCGATCCTGGCGAGCTTTCTGATCAACCTGCTGGGGTTGATGGTGCCGCTGTTCGTCATGCAGACCTACGACCGCGTGGTGCCGAACCAGGCCACATCGACCTTGTGGGTGCTGGCCGTGGGGCTGTTGATCGGCACCGGCTTCGAACTGGTGCTGCGGGTGGTGCGCGCCCACCTGCTGGACACCGCCGGCAAGAAAACCGACGTGATCCTTTCCGCCACGTTGTTCGAACGCATCACCGGCATGGCAATGAAGGCCAAACCGGTGACCATCGGTGGGTTCGCCCAGAGCATCCATGACTTCCAGGGCCTGAGGGAATTTCTCACCGCAGTGACCCTCACCAGCCTGATCGACCTGCCCTTCGCCCTGCTGATGCTGGTGGTCATCGGCTTGCTGGGCGGCTGGCTGGTGGTGATCCCGGTGGTGGCGTTTCCGATCACCATTGTCTTCGCAATGATCATCCAGGTGCGCCTGCGCGACACCGTGCAAAAAAGCCTGGCCCTCGGCGCCCAGCGCCAGGCTTTGTTGATTGAAACCCTCGGCGGCCTGGAAACCCTCAAGGCCTGTAGCGCCGAAAGCGAGCGCCAGCATCAGTGGGAAAGTACCCACGGCGCCCTCACCCGCCTGGACAGCCATGCACGCAACCTCTCGGCGCTGGCGACCAACGGCACGTTGTTCCTGCAACAGCTGGCCGGCATGGCAACCATCGTCGCCGGGGTCTACAGCATCATCGCTGGCAACCTCAGCGTCGGCGCGCTGGTGGCGAGCTACATGCTCGGCAGTCGGGTGCTGGCGCCGCTGGGGCAGATCGCCGGGCTGATCACCCGCTACCAGCAAGCCCAGCTCACCATGCGCAGCACCGATGCCCTGATGGCGCTGCCCCAGGAACGCGACGCCAAGCAGCGGCCCCTGGATCGCACCCAATTGCAGGGCGCCGTGGACGTCAATGGCGTGACCTTCCACTACAACGGCCAGAGCACCCCAGCGCTGGCGAATGTCAGCTTCAGCCTCAAGCCCGGCGAACGGGTCGGGATCATCGGCCGCAGCGGCTCGGGCAAGAGCACCCTGGCGCGCCTGGTGATGGGCTTCTACGCACCGGAGGAAGGCCAGTTGCTGCTCGACGGCCTGGACCTGCGGCAACTGGATGTCGCCGACCTGCGCCAACAGATCGGCTATGTCGCCCATGACCTGCCGCTGCTGGCTGGCAGCCTGCGGGACAACCTGACCCTCGGCGCCCGCTACATCAGTGACGCGCGCATGCTCGAAGTGGCCGAATTGACCGGTGTCACCGAACTGGCCCGTCAGCATCCCCAAGGTTTCGACCGCCCGGTGGGCGAGCGCGGGCAGTTGCTCTCCGGTGGCCAGCGCCAGGCCGTGCTGCTGGCCCGGGCCTTGTTGCTCGACCCACCGATCCTGTTGCTGGACGAACCCACCAGTGCCATGGACAACAGCAGTGAAGATCTTTTGCGGCAAAAGCTACATACCCACATGCAGGGCAAAACGGTGCTGCTGGTCACCCACCGCACCTCGATGCTGAGCCTGGTGGACCGGTTGGTGGTGCTGGACAACGGCCGGATCGTGGCTGATGGGCCGAAGGAAGCGGTCATTGATGCACTGCGCAAGGGGCGGGTGGGGTCTGCGGCGGTGTAA
- a CDS encoding TolC family outer membrane protein, with product MRVLTPLYSAVLLAMACSSHAQAMSLTEAIQSTIATHPELAQRVDSRLSANEDVKVARGGFYPSVDLNGGYGRGYSDNTNTRALGNHHTNILTYTQSELRLRQMIFDGFNTANEVERTKGVVNSRAYYAQGTAQDLALRTIEVYLEVLKRRELVTLAKNNLQAHLRVNDQIGLRTQRGVGSTADSDQSNARRALAENNYDTAQVDLADAEANFYSVVGRMPDELETPPSTKGEMPADLREAQQSMMDNNPYLKSAQADIQSAESQYEVAKSPFYPRFDAEAAVGANNNIGGEEGHDNTWRVGVVMNYNLFRGGSDKARLASNAHQINQAMDIRNNALRQLNEDTRLAWNAMNNARKQTPTAREYAETTSRVRAAYQDQFGLGQRTLLDVLDSENELYNANRRYTEVRYTEEYSMYRVLANMGQLLSKQRVVLPADTVAQTEVKNEARLPELK from the coding sequence ATGCGCGTTCTTACCCCTCTCTACAGCGCGGTTTTGCTGGCCATGGCCTGCTCTTCGCACGCACAAGCGATGTCGTTGACCGAAGCGATCCAAAGCACCATCGCCACTCACCCGGAATTGGCACAGCGGGTGGATAGCCGTCTGTCGGCCAACGAAGATGTAAAAGTCGCCAGAGGGGGCTTCTACCCGTCGGTAGATTTGAATGGCGGTTACGGTCGTGGTTATAGCGACAACACCAATACCCGGGCCTTGGGTAATCACCACACCAATATCCTGACCTACACCCAGTCGGAGCTGCGCCTGCGGCAAATGATCTTCGACGGGTTCAACACCGCCAATGAAGTGGAGCGCACCAAGGGCGTGGTCAACTCCCGAGCCTATTACGCCCAGGGCACGGCCCAGGATCTGGCCTTGCGTACCATCGAGGTCTACCTGGAAGTGCTCAAGCGTCGCGAACTGGTGACCCTGGCCAAGAACAACCTGCAAGCGCACCTGCGGGTCAACGACCAGATCGGCCTGCGCACGCAGCGCGGCGTGGGCAGCACCGCCGACTCCGACCAATCCAATGCCCGCCGGGCCCTGGCGGAAAACAATTACGACACCGCCCAGGTTGACCTGGCCGATGCCGAGGCGAATTTCTACAGCGTGGTCGGGCGCATGCCCGATGAGCTGGAAACCCCGCCCTCGACCAAAGGCGAGATGCCCGCCGACCTGCGCGAAGCCCAGCAAAGCATGATGGATAACAACCCGTACCTGAAATCGGCCCAGGCTGACATACAGTCTGCCGAGAGCCAGTACGAAGTGGCCAAGTCGCCTTTCTACCCGCGCTTCGATGCCGAGGCCGCCGTGGGTGCCAATAACAACATCGGTGGCGAAGAAGGCCACGACAACACCTGGCGGGTCGGTGTGGTGATGAACTACAACCTGTTCCGCGGCGGCAGCGACAAGGCCCGGCTGGCGTCCAACGCCCACCAGATCAACCAGGCCATGGACATCCGCAACAACGCCCTGCGCCAGCTCAACGAAGACACGCGCCTGGCCTGGAACGCGATGAACAACGCCCGTAAACAAACCCCCACCGCCCGGGAATACGCCGAAACCACCTCCCGCGTGCGCGCCGCGTACCAGGATCAGTTCGGCCTCGGCCAACGGACCCTGCTCGACGTGCTCGACAGTGAAAACGAGCTGTACAACGCCAATCGTCGCTACACCGAGGTGCGTTACACCGAGGAATACTCGATGTACCGGGTGCTGGCGAACATGGGGCAATTGTTGAGCAAACAACGGGTGGTGCTGCCGGCCGACACAGTCGCCCAGACCGAAGTCAAAAACGAAGCGCGGCTGCCCGAACTGAAGTAG